The following proteins are co-located in the Flammeovirga kamogawensis genome:
- a CDS encoding chemotaxis protein CheW, protein MNVEEPSSASSNEQKVSAAIEMTRSDADQEKKSNIIVFRLGEEEYGLRIDQIKEVVITPRITQIPLTPSYVKGVANIRGNILAIIDLEDKFALRNTMSETSGYTLVVESHEYNMAILVKDVPNTLSVADTDIDYTPAVVTEMHGDQDYINGIIKLDDRLIILIDIFKIITKDDLKTVIGAKI, encoded by the coding sequence ATGAATGTGGAAGAACCAAGTAGTGCATCTTCTAATGAACAAAAAGTTTCAGCTGCAATTGAAATGACTCGTAGCGATGCTGATCAAGAGAAAAAAAGTAACATTATAGTCTTTCGATTGGGAGAAGAAGAGTATGGTTTAAGGATTGATCAAATTAAAGAAGTCGTGATCACTCCTAGAATTACCCAAATACCGTTAACTCCTTCTTATGTTAAAGGTGTTGCCAATATCAGAGGTAACATTTTAGCAATTATTGATCTTGAAGATAAATTTGCTTTAAGAAATACGATGAGCGAAACAAGTGGTTATACTTTAGTAGTAGAAAGCCATGAGTACAATATGGCTATTTTAGTAAAAGATGTTCCGAATACATTATCTGTTGCAGATACAGATATTGATTATACTCCAGCTGTTGTAACAGAAATGCACGGAGATCAAGACTATATTAATGGGATTATAAAACTAGATGACCGCTTAATCATATTGATAGATATTTTTAAGATTATAACAAAAGATGACCTTAAAACTGTTATTGGAGCCAAAATATAA
- a CDS encoding methylated-DNA--[protein]-cysteine S-methyltransferase, translating into METTFRDYIETPLGLMLVEATPRGVSKIRFLDEDEEILNDLPNPHTMDAIEWLDNYFQGNSKLGFSFAIDIKGTTFQKTVWKELCKVRYGTVASYLDISERIGNPKAIRAVGAANGQNPIALAIPCHRVIGSDGSLTGYAGGIGRKKWLLQHEGYIKYGQEQLSMF; encoded by the coding sequence ATGGAAACAACTTTTAGAGACTATATAGAAACACCTCTAGGTTTAATGCTTGTAGAAGCAACGCCTAGAGGTGTTTCAAAAATTCGTTTTTTAGATGAGGACGAAGAGATTTTAAATGATCTTCCTAACCCTCATACTATGGATGCCATTGAATGGTTGGATAACTACTTTCAAGGAAATAGTAAATTGGGATTCTCTTTTGCTATTGATATTAAAGGAACAACCTTTCAGAAAACCGTTTGGAAAGAACTCTGTAAAGTAAGATACGGAACGGTAGCTTCTTACTTAGATATTTCTGAGCGAATTGGAAACCCGAAGGCTATAAGAGCTGTTGGTGCTGCAAATGGACAAAACCCAATAGCACTTGCAATACCCTGCCATAGAGTTATTGGTAGTGATGGTTCTCTAACTGGTTATGCAGGAGGAATAGGTAGAAAGAAATGGCTACTTCAGCATGAAGGTTATATCAAATATGGGCAAGAACAATTAAGTATGTTTTAG
- a CDS encoding response regulator, giving the protein MSKKVLIVDDSLYMRSIIKDALEGVGYEVIGQASNGVEAIDLALESEPDLITLDNILPDMLGLDILKTLKEEELTSKIIMISAVGQQSVVDEGMNLGLDSYLVKPFTPEQLTEAINQIM; this is encoded by the coding sequence ATGTCAAAAAAAGTATTAATCGTAGACGACTCCTTGTATATGCGATCTATTATAAAAGATGCATTGGAAGGTGTTGGTTATGAAGTTATAGGACAAGCCTCTAATGGGGTTGAAGCCATAGATTTAGCATTAGAATCTGAACCAGACCTGATTACTTTAGATAATATCTTACCCGATATGCTTGGTTTAGATATCCTTAAAACATTAAAAGAAGAAGAACTTACTTCTAAGATTATCATGATTAGTGCCGTTGGCCAACAATCTGTAGTAGATGAAGGTATGAACCTTGGCTTAGATAGTTACTTAGTAAAACCTTTTACACCTGAGCAACTTACAGAAGCAATAAATCAAATTATGTAA
- a CDS encoding methyl-accepting chemotaxis protein, protein MALGDNIKKDRLLSKDDSSAGNERFKKIANEDCKDLKIEVQRLREKSKALDKTVLVVETQLDGTILSCNTMFADTLGYSPDELLNQPLTKLLSPNTPKNFAESVFSIIEKGETFAGTTQNITKSGKTAWLDVTISPVHDENNKLYKYLMLGLDVTETTQKEQEFSNIQSELDSRVNIFNTAALVSETDLYGTITFANETFAKLSGYTPEELIGKPHSIVRHPANPKSLFKELWDKVQNGQMFQGTYRNQARDGSHYWVQATIAPVLDKDGKPIKYIGVRFDVTHQIDQEKEMAAIQEVNSESNGILVLDADEKVIEVNPLILSILGYTENDLVGKSHSILLPNEADHLKIDQNRKESLSRGQFVKDTFKRVDARGNIKWLEGTYSVVKDYDGNITKTIVYLQDVTERRLANADNRGKVAAIDASYMRVEFDLDKNILDCNDIFANVVGFSRDELIGISHKKLVDPVYANSQEYEGFWDNLKNGASDKNVYKRVGKNGNVIWLQATYNPVRDHDGNIYKIVKIAEDVTERRLLNADNRGKVAAIDVSYMRVEFDLDRHIIDCNDLFVEAVGFSREQLIGMDHINLVGEEYGRSQEYKNFWNNLKNGEFDKNVYKRVVNGGKEVWLQATYNPVRDHEGNIYKVVKIAEDVTERRLNNSENRAKLNAISDVQAVVELDLNGNVLKCNKVFADLMGYTQEELAGNHHSKLVEKGYGTSIEYKRFWEKLNQGVHDEGVYRRIAKDGKLVWLQATYNPIYDLNGTVYKVVKYATDITEQIETQRRSEALKNELESRVNAFNSAALMSETDLHGTITFVNDTFAELSGYTKEELIGQPHSIVRHPSTPKEVFKELWETIQAGKVFKVKYRNLKKNGGYYWVDATLAPILDAEGNPVKFIGIRFDITEQMDQQTEKDGVDEALSKSTGVLELSMSGELLSANDTILEVLGYNEGELLGLHHDNLLPDDQDVVDKNKELWSKLAKGQFNVDSYKRKTKTGKDVWLEGSYNPIQDYDGNYVKIVVYLQDITQRRLNNSENRAKIKAIGDVQAVVEFDLNGNIIECNDLFVETTGYSKNELIGTHHRTLVEDSYAKSIEYERFWEKLNQGVHDEGVYRRVTKEGKVIWLQATYNPIFDLNNKAFKIVKYATDITDQVETQRRSDALKNELESRVNAFNSAALMSETDLHGNITFVNDTFAELSGYTKKELLGQPHNIVRHPSTPKEVFKELWETIQSGKVFKVKYRNLKKNGGYYWVDATLAPILDAEGNPVKFIGIRFDITEQMDQQTEKDGVDAAISKSSGVMELTMDAQVTSMNDTLLEILGYNEGEIINNPHDVLVGVDQDSVIRNKELWSKIQKGQYVVDSFKRITKDGREVWLEGSYNPIQDYDGNYVKVVSYLQDITERRIQNADNRGKIAAIDSSYMRVEFDLDARIIDCNDIFAEATEFSKTELIGMKHMNLVDKAYAESQEYKSFWDRLKQGEFDRNVYKRFTKSGKEVWLQATYNPVRDHDGKFYKVVKIAEDVTQRRIANAENRGKINAILKAQGSVEFDLQGNILEANDNFLSLVGYRLDEIRGKHHSMFVESELANSFEYKQFWEKLRNGEFDGGEYKRIGKAGNEIWLQATYNPIEDAEGNIFKIVKYATDVTEFKTAYNALSDFLEELAKGNFDAKIDIGNVNLDSDIGKMINNNRSLRDNLKTFIDEINRVVQIAGEQGKLSERLEIQGAQGAWKDLANAFNDLLISISEPLLEFQDLTKGLAQGDLSKRFTGKATGDIGQMANGLNEAIDSLQALLLEIEGMSNTVAGSSEQMKDKFSIMDTSTGTVVSAIQEISSGMLEQVARTDESSKLVEDILSAAEDTGNKAHVINRSAESGMESCQNGMMIIKHLVENMNAIENSAGSTSDSIEILAKRSEEISRALTVITDIASQTNLLALNAAIEAARAGEAGRGFAVVAEEIRKLAEDSRQSAGGIEKVIQDVQKDVGLATKAIDKMEESVKVGNDATKDASEVFKTILDSSEETLKLSKDVLEATDTQKGSIDSVVQNIEKIVIVSEDTAAGTKNVAGVADEMSTSVKEMGETSEQLNEVAEQLKNGVNKFKLK, encoded by the coding sequence ATGGCACTAGGAGACAATATTAAGAAAGACCGCCTTTTGAGTAAAGACGACTCTTCTGCTGGTAACGAAAGATTTAAAAAAATTGCAAACGAAGATTGTAAAGATCTTAAAATCGAAGTACAGCGACTACGAGAAAAATCAAAAGCATTGGATAAAACTGTATTGGTTGTAGAAACGCAACTAGATGGAACAATTTTATCTTGTAATACTATGTTTGCAGATACTCTAGGGTATTCACCAGATGAACTATTAAATCAACCTTTAACAAAGTTATTATCTCCAAATACCCCCAAAAACTTTGCAGAAAGTGTTTTCTCTATTATTGAAAAAGGAGAAACATTTGCAGGTACTACCCAAAATATTACTAAAAGTGGAAAAACAGCTTGGTTAGATGTGACAATATCTCCTGTTCATGATGAAAATAACAAACTATACAAGTACTTAATGCTTGGTTTAGATGTTACAGAGACTACCCAAAAAGAACAAGAATTTTCAAACATTCAAAGTGAGTTAGATTCTAGAGTAAATATATTTAATACAGCAGCTTTAGTATCAGAAACAGATTTATATGGGACCATTACCTTTGCAAACGAAACTTTTGCAAAACTATCAGGATATACACCAGAAGAATTAATAGGTAAACCCCATAGTATTGTTCGTCATCCTGCAAATCCAAAATCATTATTTAAAGAATTATGGGATAAGGTTCAAAATGGACAAATGTTCCAAGGAACTTATAGAAACCAAGCAAGAGATGGAAGTCACTATTGGGTACAAGCTACAATTGCACCTGTATTAGATAAAGATGGCAAGCCAATAAAATATATTGGTGTACGTTTTGATGTAACGCACCAAATTGATCAGGAGAAAGAAATGGCCGCAATTCAAGAAGTTAATTCTGAATCAAACGGTATTTTAGTTTTGGATGCTGATGAAAAAGTTATAGAAGTCAATCCGTTAATACTATCAATTTTAGGATACACAGAAAACGATTTAGTTGGTAAAAGTCACTCAATACTATTGCCAAACGAAGCTGATCACCTAAAAATAGATCAGAATAGAAAAGAAAGTTTATCTAGAGGACAATTCGTAAAAGATACCTTTAAAAGAGTAGATGCTAGAGGTAATATAAAATGGTTAGAAGGTACTTATAGTGTAGTAAAAGATTACGATGGAAATATTACAAAAACAATAGTTTACCTTCAAGATGTAACCGAAAGACGTTTAGCCAATGCTGATAATAGAGGTAAAGTGGCCGCAATTGATGCATCATACATGCGTGTTGAATTTGACCTTGATAAGAACATTTTAGATTGCAATGATATTTTTGCCAATGTTGTAGGCTTTTCTAGAGACGAACTTATTGGTATTAGTCATAAAAAACTTGTAGATCCTGTTTATGCAAATTCTCAAGAGTATGAGGGTTTTTGGGATAACTTAAAAAATGGAGCATCTGATAAAAATGTTTATAAAAGAGTAGGTAAAAATGGTAATGTAATTTGGTTACAAGCAACTTATAACCCAGTGAGAGATCATGATGGGAATATTTATAAAATTGTAAAGATAGCTGAAGATGTTACAGAGAGACGTTTATTAAATGCTGATAATAGAGGTAAGGTTGCAGCAATAGATGTTTCTTATATGCGTGTTGAATTTGATTTAGATCGACACATTATTGATTGTAACGATTTGTTTGTTGAAGCTGTAGGTTTTTCAAGAGAGCAATTGATTGGTATGGATCATATTAATCTTGTTGGAGAGGAATATGGTAGATCACAAGAATATAAAAACTTTTGGAATAACCTTAAAAATGGAGAGTTTGATAAAAACGTCTATAAAAGAGTTGTAAATGGAGGAAAAGAAGTTTGGTTGCAAGCAACTTACAATCCAGTAAGAGACCATGAAGGCAATATTTATAAAGTTGTAAAAATTGCTGAAGATGTAACTGAACGTAGATTAAATAACTCAGAAAATAGAGCAAAATTAAATGCCATATCAGATGTACAAGCTGTTGTAGAACTTGATTTAAATGGTAATGTGCTAAAATGTAATAAGGTTTTTGCTGATTTAATGGGGTATACCCAAGAGGAATTAGCAGGAAACCATCATAGCAAATTAGTGGAGAAAGGGTATGGTACCTCTATTGAATATAAACGTTTCTGGGAGAAACTAAATCAAGGGGTTCATGATGAAGGTGTTTATCGACGTATAGCAAAAGATGGAAAATTAGTTTGGCTACAAGCTACATATAATCCAATTTATGATTTAAATGGAACTGTATATAAAGTAGTTAAATATGCTACTGATATAACTGAACAGATAGAAACACAACGTAGATCGGAAGCATTAAAGAATGAATTAGAATCTAGAGTTAATGCTTTTAATTCTGCAGCACTAATGTCAGAAACTGATTTACATGGTACAATTACATTTGTAAACGATACTTTTGCTGAACTATCTGGATATACAAAAGAGGAGTTAATTGGACAACCACATAGTATTGTTCGTCACCCATCAACTCCTAAAGAGGTATTTAAAGAACTATGGGAAACCATCCAAGCAGGTAAGGTATTTAAAGTGAAATATCGTAACCTAAAGAAAAACGGTGGTTATTATTGGGTTGATGCTACTCTTGCACCAATCTTAGATGCCGAAGGTAATCCTGTTAAATTCATAGGTATTCGTTTTGATATTACGGAACAAATGGATCAACAGACAGAAAAAGATGGTGTTGATGAAGCACTTTCTAAATCGACTGGTGTTCTTGAACTCTCAATGTCAGGAGAATTATTATCTGCAAATGATACAATCTTAGAAGTTTTAGGTTACAATGAAGGGGAATTATTAGGTTTACATCATGATAATTTATTACCAGATGATCAAGATGTGGTTGATAAAAACAAAGAACTGTGGTCTAAATTAGCAAAAGGGCAGTTTAATGTAGATTCTTATAAAAGAAAAACAAAAACGGGAAAAGATGTTTGGTTAGAAGGTTCTTATAACCCAATTCAAGATTATGATGGAAACTATGTTAAGATAGTAGTTTACCTACAAGATATTACTCAACGTCGTTTAAATAACTCGGAAAACAGAGCAAAAATAAAAGCGATTGGAGATGTACAAGCTGTTGTTGAATTTGATTTAAATGGAAATATTATAGAGTGTAATGACCTTTTTGTTGAAACAACAGGTTATTCTAAAAACGAGTTAATAGGAACACACCATAGAACTTTAGTTGAAGATAGTTATGCAAAATCAATAGAGTACGAGCGTTTCTGGGAGAAATTAAATCAAGGTGTTCATGATGAAGGTGTATATAGAAGGGTAACTAAAGAAGGAAAGGTAATTTGGCTACAAGCAACTTATAACCCAATCTTTGATTTAAATAATAAAGCATTCAAAATTGTAAAATATGCTACTGATATTACAGATCAAGTAGAAACGCAACGAAGATCTGATGCACTAAAGAATGAATTAGAATCTAGAGTGAATGCCTTTAACTCTGCCGCATTGATGTCAGAAACAGATTTACATGGTAACATTACTTTTGTAAACGATACATTTGCAGAATTATCTGGATATACTAAAAAAGAATTACTTGGTCAGCCACACAATATAGTACGACATCCGTCTACACCTAAAGAGGTATTTAAGGAGCTTTGGGAGACCATCCAATCAGGTAAAGTATTTAAAGTGAAATACCGTAACCTTAAGAAAAATGGAGGGTATTATTGGGTAGATGCAACACTTGCACCAATCTTAGATGCCGAAGGTAATCCTGTTAAATTCATTGGTATTCGCTTTGATATTACGGAGCAAATGGATCAGCAAACAGAAAAAGATGGTGTTGATGCAGCAATCTCTAAATCATCAGGTGTGATGGAGTTAACAATGGATGCTCAAGTAACATCTATGAACGATACTCTTTTAGAAATTCTTGGTTATAATGAAGGAGAAATAATAAATAATCCTCACGATGTATTAGTAGGTGTTGATCAAGATAGTGTAATTAGAAATAAAGAACTTTGGTCTAAAATTCAAAAAGGTCAATATGTAGTAGATTCTTTTAAAAGAATAACAAAAGATGGAAGAGAGGTTTGGCTTGAAGGATCATATAACCCAATTCAAGATTATGATGGAAACTATGTAAAAGTAGTTTCATACTTACAAGATATTACGGAAAGAAGAATCCAAAACGCAGATAACCGTGGTAAAATTGCAGCCATTGATTCATCTTATATGCGTGTAGAGTTTGATCTTGACGCCAGAATTATTGATTGTAATGACATTTTTGCAGAAGCTACAGAGTTTTCAAAAACAGAATTGATTGGCATGAAGCATATGAACTTAGTAGATAAGGCATATGCAGAATCACAAGAGTATAAATCATTCTGGGACCGCTTAAAACAAGGAGAGTTTGATAGAAATGTTTATAAGCGTTTTACAAAATCAGGAAAAGAAGTTTGGTTACAAGCAACTTATAACCCTGTTAGAGACCATGATGGTAAATTCTATAAAGTTGTAAAAATTGCTGAAGATGTAACACAACGTAGAATAGCCAATGCTGAAAATAGAGGTAAAATAAATGCGATTCTAAAAGCACAAGGATCAGTAGAATTTGATCTGCAAGGTAATATTTTAGAAGCGAATGATAATTTCTTATCACTTGTAGGCTATAGGCTAGACGAAATTAGAGGTAAACACCATAGTATGTTTGTAGAGTCTGAATTAGCCAATAGCTTTGAATATAAGCAGTTCTGGGAAAAACTTAGAAATGGCGAGTTTGATGGTGGTGAATATAAACGTATAGGTAAAGCAGGTAATGAAATATGGTTACAAGCAACTTATAACCCTATTGAAGACGCAGAAGGGAACATCTTTAAAATTGTAAAATATGCAACAGATGTTACAGAATTTAAAACGGCATATAATGCACTTTCTGATTTCTTAGAAGAATTAGCAAAAGGTAATTTTGATGCAAAAATTGATATCGGAAATGTGAACTTAGACTCTGATATCGGTAAAATGATCAACAACAATAGATCATTAAGAGATAACTTGAAAACATTTATTGATGAAATAAATCGAGTTGTACAAATAGCCGGAGAGCAAGGTAAATTAAGTGAACGTTTAGAGATTCAAGGTGCACAAGGAGCATGGAAAGATTTAGCAAATGCCTTTAACGACTTGTTGATCTCAATCTCTGAACCTCTATTAGAGTTCCAAGACTTAACTAAAGGATTAGCACAAGGAGATTTATCAAAAAGGTTTACTGGAAAAGCTACTGGAGATATTGGTCAGATGGCCAATGGTCTAAACGAAGCCATTGATAGTTTGCAAGCATTACTTCTAGAAATTGAGGGAATGTCGAATACAGTGGCAGGGTCTTCAGAGCAGATGAAAGATAAGTTCTCTATCATGGATACTTCAACAGGTACTGTGGTATCAGCCATTCAAGAAATTTCTTCTGGTATGTTGGAACAAGTAGCAAGAACAGATGAATCATCTAAATTAGTAGAAGACATTCTATCAGCTGCAGAAGATACAGGTAATAAGGCACACGTCATTAACCGATCTGCAGAATCTGGTATGGAATCTTGTCAAAATGGTATGATGATTATCAAACACCTTGTAGAGAACATGAATGCCATAGAAAACTCAGCAGGATCTACTTCAGATTCAATTGAGATTTTAGCCAAACGATCTGAAGAGATTTCTAGAGCACTTACAGTAATTACAGATATTGCATCTCAAACTAATTTACTTGCACTGAACGCAGCAATTGAGGCCGCTAGAGCAGGAGAAGCAGGTAGAGGATTTGCAGTTGTAGCAGAAGAGATTCGTAAACTAGCTGAAGATTCAAGACAATCTGCAGGAGGTATTGAAAAAGTAATTCAAGATGTTCAGAAAGATGTTGGGTTAGCAACTAAAGCTATCGACAAAATGGAAGAGTCGGTAAAAGTTGGTAACGATGCAACAAAAGATGCCTCAGAAGTATTTAAGACAATTCTTGATTCATCTGAAGAAACCTTGAAGCTCTCTAAAGATGTACTTGAAGCAACAGATACACAGAAAGGTTCAATTGATTCGGTAGTTCAAAACATCGAAAAAATTGTGATTGTATCTGAAGACACTGCCGCAGGAACTAAAAATGTGGCCGGAGTTGCAGATGAAATGTCTACTTCTGTAAAAGAAATGGGAGAAACATCAGAGCAATTAAACGAAGTGGCAGAACAGTTGAAAAACGGTGTCAATAAGTTTAAGTTAAAATAA
- a CDS encoding ParA family protein: MKDRQAKVIAVVNQKGGTGKTTTTTNLGVALGKLGNKVLLIDMDAQGNMTFHFGVQNDYTKSMANVLTEGVKIKNITIEREKIDIAPSDVSLADAELSMVNAEGREFILKNAIDKVRDKYDYILIDCAPALSVLSINALTAADHILIPLQMEVLSMQGLSQILETVFQIKESLNDKLTILGILPVMFDKRRTVTHEIYNHIKENFGIRVLENNIGIDVRLVEAPSFGQSVFEYSPLSVGAMSYMRVARELLSIIPK, from the coding sequence ATGAAAGACCGTCAAGCGAAGGTTATTGCAGTTGTAAATCAGAAAGGAGGAACCGGTAAAACCACCACTACTACTAATTTAGGAGTAGCTTTAGGTAAGCTAGGAAATAAGGTTCTTTTAATAGATATGGATGCTCAAGGAAATATGACATTTCATTTTGGGGTTCAGAATGATTATACAAAATCAATGGCAAATGTTTTGACAGAAGGTGTGAAAATTAAAAACATAACCATAGAAAGAGAAAAAATTGATATTGCACCTTCTGATGTATCATTAGCAGATGCAGAATTATCAATGGTTAATGCTGAGGGAAGAGAATTTATATTGAAAAATGCAATAGATAAAGTAAGAGATAAATACGATTATATATTAATTGATTGTGCTCCAGCTTTATCTGTTTTAAGTATAAACGCCTTAACAGCAGCCGACCATATTCTTATTCCGTTACAAATGGAAGTACTTAGTATGCAAGGTTTATCTCAGATCTTGGAAACTGTTTTTCAGATAAAAGAAAGCTTGAACGATAAGTTAACAATACTTGGTATTTTACCAGTTATGTTTGATAAAAGAAGAACAGTTACACATGAAATATATAACCATATAAAAGAGAATTTTGGCATCAGAGTTCTTGAAAATAATATAGGTATTGATGTTAGGTTAGTAGAGGCTCCTTCATTTGGACAATCTGTGTTTGAGTACTCTCCTTTATCAGTTGGAGCGATGTCTTACATGCGTGTAGCAAGAGAATTATTATCTATAATACCCAAATAA
- a CDS encoding chemotaxis protein CheA, whose product MKEEELRQIFLAEAQDSFEELNRLFTQLEKNHGDREATEAIFRIIHTLKGNAAAMGFDDVASIGHLLEDIFSEIRKGKILLTAMVFDDLFKAIDKLGEMIEGVKENKKVPYKGLRAKLKVILRNLKGEIEFKATQGGESSEEKDKELEKEVKEELTESQKEILASEQPVPLGVNLAEEFADEEEKKSKITFSDFVQVPVSKLDDLLNLVGELAIEKDRIIAQGASFGATNEYTRLYRITSDLQYSVMGVRLVQVGALFHKFHRIIRDVATIEGKKVNLELEGTEIEIDRNVLQIISDSMIHLVRNAVSHGIESPEERRKKGKPEAGKILLRASSDKEYVIIEIIDDGNGVDATKIRKKVLEKGLASPDTLSALSDDDVVKFIFEPGFSSVENVTAVSGRGVGMDVVKKAVDAVGGKINTYTELGKGTTFSLSLPSSMAVKSALLFVVNDTEYAIPLSFTEAVISVKRSAIHKVGGGLVTTHLDDTITVMFLRDLFDCTNYDELQDAQLLHRSFDQIEDDETKINIVVVSVDNRMIGFVVDRLLQQKEIIEKPLGKPVENARFISGATILGNGNVCLVLDANDISEFLFKPAFVAV is encoded by the coding sequence ATGAAAGAAGAAGAACTAAGACAGATATTTTTAGCCGAAGCACAGGATAGTTTCGAAGAACTCAATCGCTTATTTACTCAACTAGAAAAAAATCATGGGGATAGAGAAGCAACTGAGGCCATCTTTAGAATTATCCATACTCTGAAAGGAAATGCAGCCGCAATGGGATTTGATGATGTTGCTTCTATAGGACATCTCTTAGAAGATATCTTCAGTGAAATTCGTAAAGGAAAGATTCTTCTTACTGCTATGGTCTTTGATGATCTCTTTAAAGCAATTGATAAGCTTGGAGAGATGATTGAAGGTGTAAAAGAAAATAAAAAAGTACCCTATAAAGGACTAAGAGCTAAATTAAAAGTGATTCTTAGAAACCTAAAAGGAGAAATTGAATTTAAAGCAACTCAAGGAGGTGAATCATCTGAGGAAAAAGATAAGGAATTAGAAAAAGAAGTTAAGGAAGAACTGACAGAGAGCCAGAAAGAAATTTTAGCTTCAGAACAACCTGTTCCTCTTGGGGTAAATTTAGCAGAAGAATTTGCTGATGAAGAAGAGAAAAAATCAAAAATTACCTTCTCAGATTTTGTTCAAGTTCCTGTTAGTAAATTAGATGATCTTTTAAATTTAGTAGGTGAGTTAGCCATCGAAAAAGATCGAATAATTGCTCAAGGAGCAAGCTTTGGAGCGACAAATGAGTATACTAGATTATACAGAATAACATCAGATTTACAATACTCAGTAATGGGAGTACGTTTGGTGCAAGTTGGAGCATTATTTCATAAATTCCATAGAATTATTCGTGATGTAGCTACAATTGAAGGTAAAAAAGTAAATCTTGAACTTGAAGGGACTGAAATTGAAATAGACAGAAATGTATTACAAATTATAAGTGATTCTATGATTCACTTAGTTAGAAATGCAGTCAGTCATGGAATTGAAAGCCCTGAAGAAAGAAGAAAAAAAGGAAAGCCAGAGGCAGGGAAAATATTACTTCGTGCATCTTCTGATAAGGAATATGTTATTATAGAAATTATAGATGATGGTAACGGGGTAGATGCAACTAAAATAAGAAAGAAAGTTTTAGAAAAAGGCCTAGCCTCTCCAGATACTCTATCTGCTTTATCCGATGATGATGTAGTTAAATTTATTTTCGAACCAGGATTTTCTAGTGTCGAAAATGTTACCGCTGTTAGTGGTAGAGGGGTAGGAATGGATGTGGTGAAAAAGGCTGTAGATGCTGTTGGAGGTAAGATAAATACTTACACAGAACTAGGAAAAGGCACTACTTTTAGTTTGAGTTTGCCATCGTCTATGGCTGTTAAGTCTGCTTTGTTATTTGTAGTAAATGATACAGAATATGCAATACCGTTATCATTTACAGAAGCCGTAATTTCAGTAAAAAGGTCAGCAATTCATAAAGTAGGAGGAGGGTTAGTAACAACTCACTTGGATGATACAATTACTGTAATGTTTTTAAGAGACCTATTTGATTGTACAAACTATGACGAGTTACAAGATGCCCAGTTATTACATCGCTCTTTTGATCAGATTGAAGACGATGAAACTAAAATAAATATTGTTGTTGTTTCTGTAGATAACAGAATGATTGGTTTTGTTGTAGATAGGTTACTTCAACAAAAAGAAATTATTGAAAAACCATTAGGTAAACCAGTAGAAAATGCACGTTTTATTAGTGGAGCAACTATCTTAGGAAATGGAAATGTTTGTTTAGTATTAGATGCAAATGATATTTCAGAATTTCTATTCAAACCTGCATTTGTTGCCGTTTAA